In one Curtobacterium citreum genomic region, the following are encoded:
- a CDS encoding molybdopterin-dependent oxidoreductase, translating to MSTAPPSASSAPAAEPLPPGTSVRRPAGWAAACGIVAVVAFLAVAEFGALLLGGAGSPLVAVGSAVIDLAPPAAKDLMVGLFGTGDKAALFVLMAVVTAGISAGAGVLERRRPPFGALVFAVGGALSLAAVTTRSGSGTWDGLPSVLGVVAAIVVLRLLLRRLRRWEAAAAVPSASPRPAATERRTFLVWGAATAVAAVVVGGASRLGTSAMQAAATARRAIRLPQPATTATPVPAGASLDVSGITPYVTPNADFYRIDTALRVPSVDPAQWKLRIHGAVEREVELTWDELLALPLEEHMATLSCVSNEVGGDLIGNALWLGYPIRELLARAGVRDGADMVLSRSVDGFSAGTPLDVLQDPDTAAMLAVGMNGEPLPPEHGFPVRMVVPGLFGYVSATKWVNELEVTRFSDAQGYWTPRGWSERGPVKLESRIDTPRDGASLTAGKTVAVAGVAWQPHHGVKGVQVRVDDGEWQDATLADSASADTWRQWVWRWTPTAGSHRLQVRATGTDGQVQTSVERPPAPNGATGWHTVQVSAD from the coding sequence GTGAGCACCGCACCACCCTCCGCCTCCTCCGCACCCGCTGCCGAGCCGCTCCCGCCGGGGACCTCCGTCCGCCGCCCGGCCGGGTGGGCCGCCGCGTGCGGGATCGTGGCCGTCGTCGCGTTCCTGGCCGTCGCCGAGTTCGGTGCGCTGCTGCTCGGTGGCGCCGGCAGTCCGCTCGTCGCCGTCGGTTCCGCCGTCATCGACCTCGCTCCGCCCGCTGCGAAGGACCTCATGGTCGGGCTGTTCGGCACCGGGGACAAGGCCGCGCTCTTCGTCCTGATGGCCGTCGTCACGGCGGGCATCAGCGCCGGCGCGGGCGTCCTCGAACGTCGACGTCCGCCGTTCGGGGCGCTCGTGTTCGCGGTCGGTGGTGCGCTGTCGCTCGCGGCCGTCACCACGCGGTCGGGCAGCGGCACGTGGGACGGGCTGCCGAGCGTCCTCGGCGTGGTCGCAGCGATCGTCGTACTGCGCCTGCTCCTCCGTCGGCTCCGGCGGTGGGAAGCCGCAGCAGCCGTCCCGTCGGCCTCGCCCAGACCGGCGGCGACCGAACGTCGCACCTTCCTGGTGTGGGGTGCGGCGACCGCCGTCGCCGCGGTCGTGGTCGGTGGCGCGTCCCGCCTCGGGACCTCGGCGATGCAGGCGGCCGCGACTGCACGGCGGGCGATCCGCCTGCCGCAGCCCGCGACCACGGCGACGCCCGTCCCCGCCGGGGCGTCCCTCGACGTGTCCGGGATCACGCCGTACGTCACCCCGAACGCCGACTTCTACCGGATCGACACCGCCCTGCGCGTGCCGTCGGTCGACCCGGCGCAGTGGAAGCTGCGGATCCACGGCGCGGTCGAGCGTGAGGTCGAGCTGACCTGGGACGAACTGCTGGCGCTCCCGCTCGAGGAACACATGGCGACCCTGAGCTGCGTCTCGAACGAGGTCGGCGGGGACCTGATCGGCAACGCGCTGTGGCTCGGGTACCCGATCCGCGAACTCCTGGCGCGGGCGGGGGTCCGCGACGGCGCCGACATGGTGCTGTCCCGGAGCGTCGACGGCTTCTCGGCCGGGACGCCCCTCGACGTGCTGCAGGACCCCGACACCGCCGCGATGCTCGCCGTCGGGATGAACGGCGAGCCGCTCCCGCCCGAGCACGGGTTCCCGGTCCGGATGGTCGTGCCCGGCCTGTTCGGGTACGTCTCCGCGACGAAGTGGGTGAACGAGCTCGAGGTCACCCGATTCTCGGACGCGCAGGGGTACTGGACCCCGCGTGGCTGGTCGGAGCGCGGTCCGGTGAAGCTCGAGTCGCGGATCGACACGCCTCGGGATGGGGCATCGCTCACGGCGGGGAAGACCGTCGCCGTTGCGGGTGTCGCCTGGCAGCCGCACCACGGGGTGAAGGGCGTGCAGGTCCGGGTCGACGACGGCGAGTGGCAGGACGCGACCCTGGCCGACTCGGCGTCCGCCGACACCTGGCGGCAGTGGGTGTGGCGGTGGACCCCGACGGCCGGGTCGCACCGGCTGCAGGTCCGCGCCACGGGGACCGACGGGCAGGTGCAGACGAGCGTCGAGCGGCCTCCGGCGCCGAACGGCGCAACGGGATGGCACACCGTGCAGGTCAGCGCGGACTGA
- the gndA gene encoding NADP-dependent phosphogluconate dehydrogenase translates to MAEHDGQANIGVIGLAVMGSNLARNLASREGNTVAVYNRTYARTEELMQEHGDAGFIASEDIDGFVASLSKPRTAIIMVQAGKGTDAVIDQLAERFEEGDIIVDGGNANFHDTIRREHDLREKGLNFVGTGISGGEEGALNGPSIMPGGSKEAWETLGPILKSIAAVAEGEPCVTHIGSDGAGHFVKMVHNGIEYADMQLIAESYDLLRRVGGYSVEQLVQVFDEWNKGDLESYLIEITGEVLKQQDADTGKPLVDVIRDEAGSKGTGVWTVQNAVGLGIPVSGIGEAVFARAVSSKPTQRAAVQRSVENRPDIAEVPDSFADDVRAALYASKVVAYAQGFDLIIAGAEEYDWDIDLGAVAKIWRGGCIIRAQFLNRIVEAYDKNPALESLLVDPYFADAVAEGEAAWRRIVGIAVASGIPAPGFSSALAYYDSLASDRLPAALIQGQRDFFGAHTYQRIDKDGTFHTLWSDDDRREVEQEPSTH, encoded by the coding sequence GTGGCAGAGCACGACGGACAGGCGAACATCGGGGTCATCGGCCTCGCGGTGATGGGCTCGAACCTCGCACGCAACCTCGCCTCGCGCGAGGGCAACACGGTCGCGGTCTACAACCGCACCTACGCCCGGACCGAGGAACTCATGCAGGAACACGGCGACGCCGGGTTCATCGCATCAGAGGACATCGACGGGTTCGTCGCGTCGCTGTCGAAGCCCCGGACCGCGATCATCATGGTGCAGGCCGGCAAGGGCACCGACGCCGTCATCGACCAGCTCGCGGAGCGGTTCGAGGAGGGCGACATCATCGTGGACGGCGGCAACGCGAACTTCCACGACACCATCCGTCGCGAGCACGACCTGCGCGAGAAAGGCCTGAACTTCGTCGGTACCGGCATCTCCGGCGGCGAAGAAGGCGCGCTCAACGGCCCGTCGATCATGCCCGGCGGCTCGAAGGAGGCCTGGGAGACCCTCGGACCGATCCTGAAGTCGATCGCCGCCGTGGCCGAGGGCGAGCCGTGTGTGACGCACATCGGCTCCGACGGCGCCGGCCACTTCGTGAAGATGGTGCACAACGGCATCGAGTACGCCGACATGCAGCTCATCGCGGAGTCCTACGACCTGCTCCGTCGCGTCGGCGGGTACTCCGTCGAGCAGCTCGTGCAGGTGTTCGACGAGTGGAACAAGGGCGACCTGGAGTCGTACCTGATCGAGATCACCGGCGAGGTCCTCAAGCAGCAGGACGCCGACACCGGGAAGCCGCTCGTCGACGTCATCCGGGACGAGGCCGGCTCCAAGGGCACCGGCGTCTGGACCGTGCAGAACGCCGTTGGTCTGGGCATCCCGGTGTCGGGCATCGGCGAGGCGGTCTTCGCCCGTGCGGTGTCGTCGAAGCCGACCCAGCGTGCCGCGGTGCAGCGGAGCGTGGAGAACCGACCGGACATCGCCGAGGTGCCGGACTCGTTCGCCGACGACGTCCGTGCGGCGCTGTACGCATCGAAGGTCGTCGCGTACGCGCAGGGCTTCGACCTCATCATCGCCGGCGCCGAGGAGTACGACTGGGACATCGACCTGGGCGCGGTCGCGAAGATCTGGCGCGGTGGCTGCATCATCCGGGCGCAGTTCCTCAACCGCATCGTCGAGGCGTACGACAAGAACCCGGCGCTCGAGTCGCTGCTGGTCGACCCGTACTTCGCGGACGCCGTCGCCGAGGGCGAAGCGGCCTGGCGGCGGATCGTCGGCATCGCGGTCGCGTCCGGGATCCCGGCGCCGGGCTTCTCGTCGGCGCTGGCGTACTACGACTCCCTCGCCTCGGACCGGCTCCCCGCGGCGCTGATCCAGGGGCAGCGTGACTTCTTCGGGGCGCACACCTACCAGCGCATCGACAAGGACGGCACGTTCCACACGCTGTGGTCCGACGACGACCGGCGCGAGGTCGAACAGGAGCCGTCGACGCACTGA
- a CDS encoding gluconokinase → MNDVAVLPPVLVMGVSGSGKSTIGQALADALAGQGQPSEFVDADDLHPAANKEKMRQGTPLTDEDRWPWLDACAARIAAVQASGRRCVMANSALKRVYRDRLRSAAPDLVIAFLDGSHDLIAERQSHRHHEYMPTSLLDSQFATLERPEPDEAAVAVSIDGSVDDTVATIRSALSVTSG, encoded by the coding sequence ATGAACGACGTCGCCGTCCTCCCGCCCGTGCTCGTGATGGGGGTCTCCGGCTCCGGCAAGTCGACGATCGGACAGGCGCTCGCCGACGCCCTCGCCGGTCAGGGGCAGCCGAGCGAGTTCGTCGACGCGGACGACCTGCACCCCGCCGCGAACAAGGAGAAGATGCGGCAGGGCACGCCGCTGACCGACGAGGACCGCTGGCCGTGGCTCGACGCCTGCGCGGCCAGGATCGCGGCGGTGCAGGCCTCGGGTCGCCGCTGCGTGATGGCGAACTCGGCGCTCAAGCGCGTGTACCGGGACCGGCTCCGGTCCGCCGCCCCGGACCTGGTCATCGCCTTCCTCGACGGCTCGCACGACCTCATCGCCGAGCGGCAGTCGCACCGGCACCACGAGTACATGCCGACGTCGCTGCTCGACTCGCAGTTCGCGACGCTCGAGCGGCCGGAGCCCGACGAGGCCGCCGTCGCGGTGTCGATCGACGGCTCCGTCGACGACACCGTGGCGACGATCAGGTCGGCGCTGTCGGTCACCTCCGGCTGA
- a CDS encoding SHOCT domain-containing protein has protein sequence MIPALSSTAAVGPYAHGPGFPFLALPLFFFLALVALGVVFGVLRRGSWRARSDARSVLADRFARGDIDAEEYRGRLAELSRR, from the coding sequence GTGATCCCCGCACTCTCGTCCACCGCCGCCGTCGGTCCGTACGCCCACGGACCCGGCTTCCCGTTCCTCGCGCTCCCGCTGTTCTTCTTCCTGGCGCTCGTGGCGCTCGGCGTCGTCTTCGGCGTCCTCCGCCGCGGGTCCTGGCGGGCGCGCTCCGATGCCCGGTCCGTGCTCGCGGACCGTTTCGCCCGGGGCGACATCGACGCCGAGGAGTACCGCGGGCGGCTCGCCGAGCTCAGCCGGAGGTGA
- a CDS encoding sensor histidine kinase, whose translation MTTDAPAPTTGDRRRSSGSPRFARVGRVLPVAVVQVAGTLLASRISGGPPRGQRPPWAGAGVVVEPVDVVPLAVVLLVAGVLVLPWRWSFPRSVLAVTLATTVGYALLVSPRGPFVAALTMAMANAWFRGHRRSVLAAAVVAVGLLPSADLLTARSPLYSIDAAVLALAWVTVTIVVTELARVRLERVAERRRARAEAEQQRARDERVRIARELHDSVAHSMSLINLQAGVALHLGATLPPGTRDSLTSIRDTSREALVELRTILGVLRSADGAGPDPDGRVVPERNPVPGLDRVPDLVDRARAAGIDVTARVEGDPTTVGGVVDRNAFRIVQESVTNVMKHAPGHRVDVTVSVGAEVLDLVVQDHPLPGAVQRSTRLGESGNGLIGMRERADAVGGTMTAGPTPDGGWRVAARLPVPTNRPPDRSEEPA comes from the coding sequence GTGACCACCGACGCCCCCGCTCCGACCACCGGCGATCGCCGCCGGTCCTCGGGGAGCCCGCGGTTCGCCCGCGTCGGTCGGGTGCTCCCCGTCGCGGTCGTGCAGGTCGCCGGGACCCTGCTCGCGTCGCGCATCAGCGGCGGACCCCCGCGAGGGCAACGTCCCCCCTGGGCGGGCGCCGGCGTCGTGGTCGAGCCCGTGGACGTCGTCCCGCTCGCGGTCGTGCTGCTCGTGGCGGGCGTGCTCGTGCTGCCCTGGCGATGGTCGTTCCCGCGGAGCGTCCTCGCCGTCACGCTCGCGACGACCGTGGGGTACGCCCTGCTGGTGTCGCCCCGCGGCCCGTTCGTGGCGGCGCTGACGATGGCGATGGCGAACGCCTGGTTCCGCGGGCACCGGCGCTCGGTCCTCGCCGCGGCGGTCGTCGCCGTCGGGCTGCTGCCGTCCGCCGACCTGCTGACGGCTCGATCGCCCCTGTACAGCATCGACGCCGCCGTCCTCGCGCTCGCCTGGGTGACCGTGACGATCGTCGTCACCGAACTCGCCCGTGTCCGTCTCGAACGGGTCGCCGAGCGTCGGCGTGCCCGGGCCGAGGCCGAGCAGCAGCGCGCCAGGGACGAGCGCGTCCGGATCGCGCGGGAGCTGCACGACTCGGTCGCGCACAGCATGTCGCTCATCAACCTGCAGGCAGGGGTGGCGCTGCACCTCGGCGCGACCCTGCCTCCGGGGACGCGGGACTCACTGACGAGCATCCGGGACACCAGCCGCGAAGCCCTCGTCGAACTCCGGACGATCCTGGGGGTGTTGCGCTCGGCGGACGGCGCCGGTCCCGACCCCGACGGCCGGGTCGTGCCGGAGCGGAACCCGGTGCCGGGGCTCGACCGGGTCCCGGACCTCGTCGACCGTGCGCGGGCGGCGGGCATCGACGTGACCGCACGGGTCGAGGGCGACCCGACGACCGTCGGCGGCGTGGTGGACCGCAACGCCTTCCGGATCGTGCAGGAGTCCGTGACGAACGTGATGAAGCACGCGCCGGGCCACCGCGTCGACGTCACCGTCTCGGTGGGCGCCGAGGTGCTCGACCTCGTCGTCCAGGACCACCCGCTGCCCGGAGCCGTCCAGCGGTCGACCCGGCTCGGGGAGTCGGGCAACGGGCTCATCGGGATGCGCGAGCGCGCCGACGCGGTGGGCGGCACGATGACGGCCGGACCGACCCCGGACGGCGGGTGGCGGGTGGCCGCGCGCCTGCCCGTGCCGACGAACCGGCCACCAGACCGATCCGAGGAGCCAGCATGA
- a CDS encoding response regulator transcription factor, whose product MTDPSPAGPSPAGPTSAGSTPADDGGEQIRVLLVDDQVLVRAGLRALVDAEPGMTVVGDAGDGDAAVDAVRRERPDVVLMDIRMPGSDGLEATRRIAADPELDSVHVVVLTTFEEDAYVFEAIRGGAAGFLVKDTEPAELLRAIRTVQAGESLLSPGATRSLVAAYAAHAKPSALAPSLDVLTEREREVMQLVALGLTNTEIAERLFVSPMTTKTHVARAMIKLGARDRAQLVVFAYETGLATPGWQP is encoded by the coding sequence ATGACCGACCCGAGCCCCGCAGGCCCGAGCCCCGCAGGCCCGACTTCCGCAGGTTCGACCCCTGCCGACGATGGGGGCGAGCAGATCCGCGTCCTGCTCGTCGACGACCAGGTGCTCGTCCGGGCTGGGCTCCGCGCGCTCGTCGACGCCGAACCGGGCATGACGGTGGTCGGCGACGCGGGCGACGGCGACGCCGCGGTCGACGCCGTCCGTCGGGAGCGTCCGGACGTGGTCCTCATGGACATCCGCATGCCGGGCTCCGACGGCCTCGAGGCGACGAGACGCATCGCCGCGGACCCGGAGCTCGACAGCGTTCACGTCGTCGTCCTCACCACCTTCGAGGAGGACGCCTACGTGTTCGAGGCGATCCGCGGTGGTGCCGCCGGCTTCCTCGTGAAGGACACCGAGCCCGCGGAGCTCCTCCGGGCGATCCGCACCGTGCAGGCGGGGGAGTCCCTGCTGTCCCCGGGGGCGACCCGGTCCCTCGTCGCCGCCTACGCCGCGCACGCGAAGCCGAGCGCCCTCGCCCCGTCGCTCGACGTGCTGACGGAGCGGGAACGCGAGGTCATGCAGCTCGTCGCCCTCGGACTCACCAACACCGAGATCGCCGAGCGCCTGTTCGTCAGCCCGATGACCACGAAGACCCATGTGGCCCGCGCGATGATCAAGCTCGGCGCCCGCGACCGCGCTCAGCTCGTCGTCTTCGCCTACGAGACCGGCCTGGCCACCCCCGGCTGGCAGCCCTGA